Part of the Cellulomonas taurus genome, TACGAGTCCCGGGTGGGCGACACCTTCACCCTCGGGTCGAGCACCTGGCGGATCGAGGACATCACCCCGGACCGGGTGCTGGTGACCCCCGCGCCCGGGCTGCCTGGCCGGTTGCCGTTCTGGAAGGGCGACTCCCAGGGCCGTCCGGCCACCCTCGGCCGGGCGATGGGTGCCTGGTCCCGGGAGGTCGCGGCCCTGCCGGACGACCAGGCACGGGAGCGAGTGACCGCCGCCGGGCTGGACGAGTGGGCGGGCGACAATCTGCTGGCCTACCTGCGGGAGCAGCGGGAGGCGACCGGGGCGCTGCCCAGCGACGACACGATCGTGGTGGAACGCTTCCGGGACGAGCTCGGCGACTGGCGGGTGGTGGTGCACTCCCCCTACGGGGCCCGGGTGCACGCCCCGTGGGCGCTGGTGGTCGGCGCGCGGCTCCGGGAACGCTTCGGGGTGGACGCGGCCGCGATGCACGCCGACGACGGGATCGTGCTCCGGCTGCCGGACATGATCGCCTCGGGCGACTTCCTCGCCGACCTGCTCGGCACCGGACCCGCCGAGGGCGCCGGCGACGACTCCCCGGTCAGCACCGAGGACCTGCTGATCGAACCCGAGGAAGTGCCGAACGCCGTCCGCACCGAACTGGGTGGCTCGGCGATGTTCGGCGCGCGCTTCCGCGAGGCGGCAGCACGGGCGCTGCTGCTGCCGCGCCGACGTCCCGACCGCCGACAGCCGCTGTGGCAGCAGCGGCAGCGGTCGGCCCAGCTGCTGTCGGTCGCCTCGCGCTACCCGGACTTCCCGATCCTGTTGGAGGCGGTCCGCGAGTGCCTGCAGGACGACTTCGACGTGGACGCGCTGGTCGAGATCATGCGCGACGTCCAGGCGGGTCGGATCCGGGTCGTCGAGGTGACCACCACCCGGCCCTCGCCGTTCGCCCAGTCCCTGTTGTTCGGCTACACCGCCCAGTTCCTCTACGACGGTGACGCCCCGCTGGCCGAACGCCGCGCCGCCGCCCTCACCCTGGACCCCGCCCTGCTGGAGGAACTGCTCGGTGGCGGGGGCGACGCCGCGATCGCCGACCTGCTGGACCCGGACGCCGTGGAACGGACCGAGGCCGAGGTCAGTGCGCTGCATCCCGACCGGCAGGCCCGGGACCTGGAGGGGCTCGCCGACGTGGTGCGGCGACACGGACCGCTGCCGCTGGCGGACGTCCTGGCCCGCACCCGGGAGGACGTGCGCGCGCAGGTGCCGGACTGGTTGACCGAGCTGGAGCAGCGCCGCCGGGTGATCCGGGTCCGGATGTCCGGGGTCGCCGACGCCGACCAGTGGGCCGCGATCGAGGATGCCGGACGCCTCCGGGACGCCCTCGGGGTCGCCTTGCCGGTCGGGGTGCCCGAGGCGTTCACCGAGGTGCTGCCCGATCCGCTGGGCGACCTGCTGCGTCGGCACGCCCGCACCCACGGGCCGTTCACCGCCGCGCAGGCCGGGGCGCGGTTCGGGTTGGGCACCGCGGTGGTGCAGGCGGGCCTGCGCGGACTCGAACGGGCCGGTGTGATCGTGCAGGGCCGGTTGCGGCCGGACGCGCTGGGCGGGACCGGCGACGAGTACTGCGACGCCGACGTCCTGCGCACCCTGCGTCGCCGGTCGTTGGCGGCGCTGCGCTCCGAGGTGGAACCGGTGCCGCAGCAGGCGCTCGCCCGGTTCCTGCCCGCCTGGCAGCACGCGGGCGGCCTGGCGGCCGGGCCGTCGTCCACCGGGCTGCGTGGGGTGGACGGTGTGGCACGGGCGGTCGAACAGCTCGCCGGGACCGTACTGCCCGCCTCCGCGCTGGAACAGCTGGTGCTCCCCGCCCGGGTCCGCGACTACCAGCCGGCGATGTTGGACGAGCTGACCGCCTCGGGCGAGGTGCTCTGGGCCGGGCACGGCACGCTGCCGGGCAAGGACGGTCTGGTGAGCCTGCACCTGGCCGCCACCGCGGACCTGACCCTGCCGCTGCCGCCCGACGAGCTGCCGAGCACCGTCGACACCGACCTGCATCGCGCCGTCCTCGGTGCCCTGGCCGGTGGCGGCGCGTACTTCCTCGGCGCGCTGGCCGACCGGGTGGCGGACCTGCTCGCCGACGACGCCGCCCCGCCCAGCCAGGCGGCGCTCACCGATGCGGTCTGGGACCTGGTGTGGGCGGGTCTGGCCACCAACGACGGCCTCGCGCCGTTGCGGGCACGGCTCGGCGCCGGACGGACCGCGCACCGCACACCGGCGGCCCCGCCCCGTGCCCGGTCGCTGTCCGGTGGCCGGTTCGGCGGCGCCCTGGGACTGCGCGGCGGGATGCGTCCGCCGCGCCCCGTGGTGACCGGCCCGGACGGCGGTGGCCGCTGGTCGGTGCTGCCCCGGCCCGAGCTCGACCCGACCCGGCGCGCGCACGCCCTGGCGGCGCAGCTGCTGGACCGGCACGGGGTGCTCACCCGGGCGGTGGCCCCCGCCGAGGGCGTGACCCGGCAGTTCGCCGGGGTGTACCGCGTGCTGTCGGCATGGGAGCAGTCGGGCCATGTGCGCCGCGGGTACTTCACCGAACACCTCGGCGGCTCGCAGTTCGCCCTGCCCGGCGCGGTGGACGAGCTGCGCGGCGAGGCCCGCCGGATCGAGCAGATCGCCGAGGCGAGCGAACCGGCCGACGCCGACCGGGCCGTCGTCCTGCTGGCCGCCACCGACCCGGCGAACGCCTACGGGGCGGCCCTGGCCTGGCCGCCCACCCCGGCCTGGGCACAGGACGCCACCGGTCACCGACCGGGCCGCAAGTCCGGCGCCGTGGTCGTCCTGGTCGACGGCGCCCTGGTGCTCTACCTGGAGAAGGGCGGGCGCACCGTACTGACCTTCTCCGACCGGCCGGACGAGCTGCGTCTGGCGAGTGCCCGGCTGGCGGACGCGGTGCGCGAGGACCGGCTGGGCCGGATCACGCTGGTCCGCGCGGACGGGGTGGACCTGTTGGTCGCCGGTGGCGGTGACCCGACCCGGCTGGCCCGCGCCCTGGCGGATGCGGGCTTCGTGCCGACGCCACGCGGACTGCGGCTGCGGGGGGCGCGGTGAGGCGGGTAGCCGCTGCCCCGGCGGTCACGCCGGTCGGGACGCGTGCTCGCCCATCTCGCCCGACGCATGGAGCGGAGATCGGCGGGAGGCCGCACGATGCCCGAAGGTGACATCCTGCGGCGCACCGCGACCCGGATGGACGAGGCGCTGGCCGGACGCGTCCTGGTCCGCGCCGACCTGCGGTGGCCGACCGCCGCCACCGTGGACCTGGTCGGGCGCACCGTGCTCGGCACCGTGCCGTACGGCAAACACCTGCTCACCCGCTTCGACGACGGCCGCACCCTGCACACCCACCTGCGGATGGACGGTTCCTGGCGGATCGCCCGCACCGGTTCCCCCGGCGCGGTCGCCGGGTCACCGGTGGTCCGTGCCGTGCTGGCGAACAGCACCTGGACCGCGGTCGGCGAGCTGCTCGGCATGCTCGACGTGCTGCCCACCCGGCAGGAACACACCCTGATCGGTCATCTGGGGCCGGACATCCTGGCCGACGACTTCGAGACCGAC contains:
- a CDS encoding ATP-dependent helicase, coding for MATTLTYRGPQHQTQDGEPRAAPPPPHGADVGPPGQNEPVTSSERPAPDDVLGRFSPATQDWFRGAFAEPTAAQAGAWDAVSTGRHALVVAPTGSGKTLAAFLWALDGILSGRVARGASGASEAPQQDEPMQRCHVLYISPLKALATDVERNLRSPLVGIRQAATRRGLDLPDVTVGVRTGDTPPAERRAFATKPPDILITTPESLFLVLTSAARSGLSGVRTVIIDEIHAVAGTKRGAHLAASLERLDALLDRPGGPGPAQRVGLSATVTPVDRVAGFLSGARLPADGGREVVVVQPASSKVIDVDVVVPVPDLSDLASAPDLGAGGPSTDRLDPLPEGERDLTGQAAGPGGAVSRPSIWPHVEERVVDLVAAHRSTLVFTNSRRGAERLTARMNEIWAQRQGEDLPDHGEVHPAQAIGQSGAAVGVDTREADGIIARAHHGSMSRAERTRTESELKAGRLPAVVATSSLELGIDMGAVDLVVQVGAPPSAASGLQRIGRAGHQVGAVSHGVVFPAFRGDLVPAAVTAERMRAGLIEPVSVPANPLDVLAQQIVAMVATEDWSVAELATVLRRSAPFATLGEGTLRAVLDMLAGRYPSEEFAELRPRIVWDRAADVLTARPGALRLAVTSGGTIPDRGLYGVFLATGSETADVPVDAERSGGQLRGGKRVGELDEEMVYESRVGDTFTLGSSTWRIEDITPDRVLVTPAPGLPGRLPFWKGDSQGRPATLGRAMGAWSREVAALPDDQARERVTAAGLDEWAGDNLLAYLREQREATGALPSDDTIVVERFRDELGDWRVVVHSPYGARVHAPWALVVGARLRERFGVDAAAMHADDGIVLRLPDMIASGDFLADLLGTGPAEGAGDDSPVSTEDLLIEPEEVPNAVRTELGGSAMFGARFREAAARALLLPRRRPDRRQPLWQQRQRSAQLLSVASRYPDFPILLEAVRECLQDDFDVDALVEIMRDVQAGRIRVVEVTTTRPSPFAQSLLFGYTAQFLYDGDAPLAERRAAALTLDPALLEELLGGGGDAAIADLLDPDAVERTEAEVSALHPDRQARDLEGLADVVRRHGPLPLADVLARTREDVRAQVPDWLTELEQRRRVIRVRMSGVADADQWAAIEDAGRLRDALGVALPVGVPEAFTEVLPDPLGDLLRRHARTHGPFTAAQAGARFGLGTAVVQAGLRGLERAGVIVQGRLRPDALGGTGDEYCDADVLRTLRRRSLAALRSEVEPVPQQALARFLPAWQHAGGLAAGPSSTGLRGVDGVARAVEQLAGTVLPASALEQLVLPARVRDYQPAMLDELTASGEVLWAGHGTLPGKDGLVSLHLAATADLTLPLPPDELPSTVDTDLHRAVLGALAGGGAYFLGALADRVADLLADDAAPPSQAALTDAVWDLVWAGLATNDGLAPLRARLGAGRTAHRTPAAPPRARSLSGGRFGGALGLRGGMRPPRPVVTGPDGGGRWSVLPRPELDPTRRAHALAAQLLDRHGVLTRAVAPAEGVTRQFAGVYRVLSAWEQSGHVRRGYFTEHLGGSQFALPGAVDELRGEARRIEQIAEASEPADADRAVVLLAATDPANAYGAALAWPPTPAWAQDATGHRPGRKSGAVVVLVDGALVLYLEKGGRTVLTFSDRPDELRLASARLADAVREDRLGRITLVRADGVDLLVAGGGDPTRLARALADAGFVPTPRGLRLRGAR